In Ananas comosus cultivar F153 linkage group 10, ASM154086v1, whole genome shotgun sequence, the sequence CTAGTGTCAGAGCTAAATATGATTGTTTTGCATCGAAGAGTGGTTTGGCTAATTGCGATTCCCCTTTTGGAGGAAATGGTGTTCTTGGTATGCAACAATATACAATCCTTACTatgtattatctttttttatttattttctcttagTAATGCTCCTGTTTTTGGTATAATGCTATTTTGTGTGTTAATGCCTAAATCAATTTAGCAGTTattgtttgtaattttttttggggggtttaATTGCACCATTAGTTCCAAACCTTTATCCATTGTTTCACTTCGGGTCCCTAACCTTTTCTTTTGGCTATTAGATTTCCTaacatttatattttgtttcaatTAGGTCCCAACCATCCAAATCAcattaatttcaataaaataagCCACACCAACCCCAATAATGCCTTGCCGATCATAATCCGGTAGCCTCAGTCAATCTTAGCACCGACTTTTTCTAGTCTCTAAAAGAGTTTGATAGCACTCATGGCGCGACGTCGAGGATGTTGGATGAAGTGGGCATTGTGTGCAAGGTTGAGGTGGTCCTAGGTGCATAGGAGGACATTGAGGGTGATGAGATTGGGTTTGACACGACTGGCATGCATACAAGAGGAGACGTTAgggaccaaagtgaaaaaaatgggaaaaggttagggaccattAGTGCGATTAATTCTAAAGATTAACGATctgattacaaaaaataaaagattgggGATCAAATGAACTATAGGGTAAAGGTTGGGGACCTATGGTGCAATTAaccttattaattattattattattattttttatgatctaCACGCAAGAAATATATGTTTTGTGCCCTCTATCTTCTGGATGGATAGGCTCATCAATTAAGGTTACTGAATTAAGTATGATACTATATACTCCAATGTGCTATGTTTATATGTATTTAATATCATTTGCTAGTTTTCgcctatatatttatatttggacCTTCATTTTTTACGCTTAAGTCTGTATAGTAGTGATATATctgttgaatatataaatattaaaaactccGCCATCTGGTAGCTTAAACTTTTGGAGGACAACGGTTGTTTTATTcaatttaacataatatcagAGCAAGAGGTCTTGAATTAATTCCCACCAAGCTCCTagcataattaatatttttccgtttaattcaagtccatatCTTGGGCCTATTAAAAAGCCTCGAACCCAAACGTGAGAGAGAGTGttgattatataaatattaaatacactGTTCTCTAgtagcttaagtttttggaaaacaatggttgtttcatttaatttaacaatatcTTTCTTATCCAGTTTTGCTATTTTATGAAATTAGCTCCTGCTGTTGTATAACAACATGACTGAAGCGAAAAGAGGGCAATGATTGAAATGAAACAATTTAGCCTGCAATCATGAAGATTCGAAAGAAATGAATGTTCtttttccttatcttttttAAGTGTAAAGTGTTAGATAATCTTCCCTCCTGGAGTGAGATGGGGATTTGGACTAAAGCAATTGCCTAACCTATGGACTGAAAGCcctttaaatataaagtctCTTTAGCTCTTCCCTTACCCTATACGTTGCTGCCTTGAATTGAAAAGAGCTTATAAAACATTTAGCTGTGAAACAGGTTGAGAACAAGATATATCTAAGGACTccttgaaaatcaaaatttcaatgtaggaaatatttgttttttagGATCAAGTCAAATAGCCTCAACTTGGTTGGATTAACTATCAAACACAACTTGACAGAATCACTTTTTAGCTTATTGTGTCCATTCCATTAACTGTTAACAACTGACAGCTAATGAATCATAAATTCTACTAGAATTCCAATTTCCACTGGCGAAAATTACTCAAATATAAACATAGTTGAAGTGGTGTAaatcaaaaaaagagaaaatccgTAGTATTTTAAAACTGCCTATAATTGAGGAGATCTCCATATATTTTTGCTCCTTTTCCACTTTTTATAGCAGAAgctaaaaatttctatattttccAGCCACCAGGTCGATATACTTCAAAGTTTTTCGTTCCCAGTTGTTGCTCTCTCTTGATATTATTGTTTTatcacatttttcatttttatgacATTTTGATTGATAGGTCGCTTAGTATTCTACTAGTTAGGTTAGCATTGTTGCTTTTCTTGATTAATTACTTCTTGATCATTTGATTTTCCACTTTGGGGTTTTCAGTTGATATTTTTGTTTTGCTGAACTGCAGTTTTTCCACTTTTTGATgttctctttcttctttatATATTTGACTCCACTATGGGTCGGCCACTCCCAAACACGTATTCCACCTCTTTAAGGGATCAGATGCCTTCTTTGGTTTCTTTTCTTCAGGGAGGATGGCCTCGTTTAACTAAATCCTAAGCTATTTTCCTGCACATAGTATTTTATTAATAACTTTAGCTCCTCATGCACACAATGTTGAGGGTAGGTGCCCTTTATTGTATCCCATGTCCCTATCTTAGTCCTGCCATGGTGACAAATTATCAAGGAGAAAACCGAATCTGGCGActtattttctttcctcttcAGTCCCATccgataatatttttattattaagggATATCATATGTTTGATTATTTTATAACCCTTTCAATATAAAGGATGTCTTTGCTCACTAAGTTTAATACAATATGTGCTATTTGCAATGATGCAGCACTTATGTTTCTTTGACATGTTATTTAGGAATGTGTAATTTCAAGGCAGACCTCAATGACATTACAAAAAATATGGAGGACCTTTCATTGGGTAAACTTCTTGATGGCAGTTATAGATATTCTCGTATGTGTCTCGATAAAGGAAAACGAGCGGTGAATATCAATGAGAATATTTTGGTATCTGTTAGGAAGGTTTGGTCTATCCTCTCTCTTCCTGGTGAAGTAGATAGCCCTTGCAACAGTAAAGACGTGGCATGCCTTTTTAGCCCTAATGCATCCTTGGGTAACATGCCGGACTGGGATAACAGGGAGAAAGATAGTAATGAAAAAATATCCTCCAGAAAGGTAAGTTTGAcgtttatttcaatttttttttttacagatattttcatatatacccttgcaaaattatctatttatccTTGCAGTCCAATTTTCTATACATGCCATTTACAAACATATCTTCTTACATATACACCTTTGTACTTGCAAAAGGTCCCCTCTTTAGAAACCTTTTCTTACAAACCAAATTTCCCCGTGAATTGGATGGTTCTTCAATTTAAGGGCATTTTTGTGTGAAGTTGCACTTTTGAAAGTTGTATAtgacatttcaaattttaacagGGATATAAGTATAAGGAGATGATTTTGCAGGAGTATATCTGTAAAAGTCTCCTTTTCTTATATGAATAAATTTCTCAACTTTGTCAAATTGCTTTGCAATTCAGGATTCTCCACAAGTGAACTTCAGTAACTCTGATCTTTATCAGCCTGCACATGTTCTAGATCGTTTAGCACTTCCACCACACCAGAATTTGGATTCTCTTCTATCAAGCTTAAGCTCGAACTCATCTCCATTTCAATCAACCACGAATAATACAACTTCTAATGGTGCTAGCTTGCCACCATTTCCTTGGTCATACTGTCATGGTGGAGCCCACAAACCTAGTCTTGATGCTGGTAAATTGGCACTGACAAGGAGTTGCTCACAGGGGAGATGGATTAGAATAGGAAGCAATTCCTTATCAATCAGGGAGGATCAAAGTAGTTTCTCAGAGttggattttaaaaaactaGAACAGGGCGAAGATTCTTCAGCTCGTCAAAAAATAGCATTTCCAGAAGCATTTCTTTCAGATAGTAATAATTTAATGGATGGAGACTGTTCAAATAGCCAATTGAAATCTTGCGATAATGTGAATTCTTTCCTCGGATCATTGAAGTTGGAAGTAAGTTTGAATGTTCAGGAGGATGATCCATCGGATCTTGTAAAACGTACTATGCAAAATAACTACTTTGGAGCTGTCAAGAAAGAGCAGCTAGCAGAAAGCAAACATGATTGCTCTTGTAATAGTTCTTGTCCTTCTGAAAGTGTTGTTGGTGTCTCTCAGCAGAGTATGTGGCCTTTACCTGCCGCAAAGATTTTACCAGGTAATGCATACTAACTTCAGAAACAATGCGATGAATATGATGGTGTGAAAAAATGATaccattttttctttattcacTTCAACAAGTTATAATTTGGGTAAATTGTACCACTACGCCCCAAACTTTCAGccaagtttcattttggtcctgTTAACTTTAAGGTTTGACCTTAGTGGTCGCTAAACTCTGAAAAGAGTTTTACTTTAGTCCTTCAATATATATGCCGTTAGAAGATAAATATCTGGACATCTATGTACCATGTATTTATGACTACTTTTCATAATATTAAGGATTGCAGTGTCAGTTGGCATGGTCTGGCACAGCTGGCTCATGCCGCTTGTGTCAATAAGCTCATGTTGCCCGTGCCTGGCGTGCCCTCCGGCATGCCTCATGCCTGTGGCATAGCAATCCTTGCATAATATATACTAACCCTACTGCCAACTGAGTTACAAATATTAAGTCCTTTGAATTGAAAAATGTGAGATGAATGAAGAAAAGGGTGAATTCATAGTGTACAAGCAAAGAGATGAACTAGATGTTAACAGAAATTTAATCTAAGGACTAGAATGAAACAATGTTAAAAGTTAGGGACTGGATTGAAACCTTATTAAAAGTTCAAGGTCTCGAATGTCGAAatcaaaagtttgaggaccaaaatgaaacttgaatcaaagttcagggactagtagtgcaatttacccttgtAATTCTGTACCCACGAGTAATATGGGCTTTTACCAGCTTGTTAAATTGAAATGCGCTACATGATAAGCCATTATTATGTGGCCCTGAAACAAGGTATTCTTCACCTTCTTACAGTAGTTACTTTAATTCATCTCTTCATATGCATTTCTGTTTCCAAGTGCTAGCATTAATTTCATCTGCTGCTTAATTGTTTTGCACTTAGTGAGAACTTCCccccttctttctttctctctgttAACTTCCATAATCATATATTGTTTGTGAAATAGGAAATTCCCCAAGAGCCCTACATGCTGCCGACATACTATGGGAGATGGCTAACTGCTCCAACAGCACAAAATCTCAAAAGCATGACGGTGGGGGAATAAAATGGCCCAAAACACCTTCAGAGAAGACCATGAAGGCTCGTAAACCGTTGTCTTCATTTGATAAATCAGAGACTTCATCCCTTGCATCGCCATCCCACGATTCTATTAGAAGCACATTCCTCCTGTCCCCGAAGCATAAGCTAAGCAATCGGAAAAATGACTTTGGTCCAACGAATAATTCTGGTAGAGGCCCCGTTAGGTGGTCGTCATCGCCCATCGAAGGAAATTCATCCCCTCTCAAGTTGGAAAAGGATCAAACGCTTAATATGCGACAGCTATGCAGTGATTCTGTTAGGCCTTCGAATTTGATGTTATTACATGAACGCATGGAAAGGAGTTATGAGAATCAGCAGAAGCTGAGGAAAGCGAAGCTAACGGCGCCTTCATTTGGGTTTGGGACAAATTATGGCGGCGAGTGGAGCAGGGCAAAGAACAGAAGAGTTTGATGGCAAGCCTGCAATTTAGACGTCAAAGCAGCTGGATGAATTGGTCTGAAGTATGTACATTGGTTGAGGTTAAACCTAGGTCAAGATTTGTATTCATCAGGTGAGAGGATATGCAGTAGCCTGACAATTGGTTTGATGAGAGGGAGGGGTATTCTCAATGGATGGAATTAGTGGGTTGATTTGGTGGGCTTTGTGTATTATTACTTGCAAAAGCTGTTGTTTTGTAATTTGTGTATCTGCGCTTTTAATTCCCTTGCacagctctctttctctcacttcttttctctgctttttttttttttttttttttttcgcactGGCCGTATTCTCCAATTCTGGTTTTTGAGGGGGCCTCGTGATCTCTTTGggatactaaaaaataaaaaaaaaaaggaaagaaaagaaaagaaggaaaaaaaacaaaaggaaactgCTCAAGTTTGATTTTGGCTTTGTTCTACCCACAGTTGCTTTGGGCACAGTTGCTTTGGGTGCAGACTTTTGGGTGGGTTCTTGAGATCTTGGCACAATGCGGTAGGAGggtctcctcttcttcttcttcttcttttctttctaaaaacTTGGGTGTGTTTTTTAATGATGAATTTAAAGACCCAGTTGGGTGGTTTCCTTCTTTGAGTGGTTGTTCTTCTTGTTATTGTTTGTTTTTGAGATCTTGGTTTTGTTGTGGGCTTCTTGATTCCCTGGCATTGCATCTGGATTGAACCTATGCAAGCTCTTCTGTGAGTGCATATTGTGATACTAAAACCCTCTGCCGACAACGCGCTCTGGGCCACCAGCGCCAGGGTGGAGCGGCGCCCCGGCCACGGCACCGCAAGCGCTGCCGCGTGGGAATAGGGGGAGCCTCGCGCAAGGGAGGTGGGTCGTCTTTGGATTTCGGTGCTCTGATGTGCCAATTTCGGCACCCCGACACGATGCACGCAGTGGAGAGGCTTGAGGTGGCGAGGGTAGTTGCCATAAAAGGTCCGACA encodes:
- the LOC109716372 gene encoding uncharacterized protein LOC109716372 translates to MDAVELPLPTNLVVSKILPGDGFVREGKAEERGTDGVDAPGFGRHKESGCGRSYGGNGKNDYLREVDTVVLSLPKHDGNVPNKKSVKRLSSFTCSKRPRIDHQAGNSLNAGTHDDETTSKEPGPDWIHRMSSEKSRLLKQKRGLDGKRADKRNFRTSVRAKYDCFASKSGLANCDSPFGGNGVLGMCNFKADLNDITKNMEDLSLGKLLDGSYRYSRMCLDKGKRAVNINENILVSVRKVWSILSLPGEVDSPCNSKDVACLFSPNASLGNMPDWDNREKDSNEKISSRKDSPQVNFSNSDLYQPAHVLDRLALPPHQNLDSLLSSLSSNSSPFQSTTNNTTSNGASLPPFPWSYCHGGAHKPSLDAGKLALTRSCSQGRWIRIGSNSLSIREDQSSFSELDFKKLEQGEDSSARQKIAFPEAFLSDSNNLMDGDCSNSQLKSCDNVNSFLGSLKLEVSLNVQEDDPSDLVKRTMQNNYFGAVKKEQLAESKHDCSCNSSCPSESVVGVSQQSMWPLPAAKILPGNSPRALHAADILWEMANCSNSTKSQKHDGGGIKWPKTPSEKTMKARKPLSSFDKSETSSLASPSHDSIRSTFLLSPKHKLSNRKNDFGPTNNSGRGPVRWSSSPIEGNSSPLKLEKDQTLNMRQLCSDSVRPSNLMLLHERMERSYENQQKLRKAKLTAPSFGFGTNYGGEWSRAKNRRV